Proteins from one Pseudomonadota bacterium genomic window:
- a CDS encoding beta-ketoacyl-[acyl-carrier-protein] synthase family protein, whose product MADTTNRQRIVITGVGLAAPNADNLTDYRDRLLRGVSGISEIELRYIGKVPAGICEFPESKYRKKKENKRGTRAGCLGVYTAHEALLDAGITIADEDRDRVGVYVGLTEHGTVETENEVYNVSQYDFNLDYWTHHHNPRTVLNNPAGEITMSLGITGPHYSVGAACAAGNAALIQGAQMLQLGEVDLALCGGISESVGSFGIFASFRAQGALALHEDPTKACRPFDASRDGIVISEGACLYTLETLERALQRGAKIYGELAGWAMNSDARDFVLPYGPRQAECMIKALHRAGLAPGDIDIVNTHATGTQQGDIEECKAIRRVFGESSTTCINNTKSIIGHAMGAAGVLELAGNLPAFTDNLVHPTINLNDLDPECDLPNIISGQPRELKSVNAILNNSFGMVGINSVVIIKNYTG is encoded by the coding sequence ATGGCTGATACAACCAACAGGCAGAGAATAGTGATAACCGGAGTCGGTCTTGCCGCTCCCAATGCAGATAACCTGACTGATTATCGTGACCGGCTTTTACGTGGCGTGAGCGGGATATCTGAAATTGAGTTGCGCTATATCGGCAAGGTGCCGGCCGGAATCTGTGAGTTCCCGGAATCGAAATACCGCAAAAAAAAGGAAAACAAGCGGGGGACCAGGGCCGGATGCCTCGGTGTCTACACCGCCCACGAGGCCTTGCTTGACGCCGGGATAACCATTGCCGATGAAGACCGCGACCGGGTCGGGGTGTATGTCGGGCTGACTGAACACGGTACGGTTGAGACGGAAAACGAGGTCTATAACGTCAGTCAGTATGATTTCAACCTCGATTACTGGACCCACCATCACAATCCCCGGACGGTCCTGAACAATCCGGCCGGCGAGATCACCATGAGCCTCGGGATCACCGGGCCGCACTATTCGGTAGGAGCCGCCTGCGCCGCCGGGAATGCCGCGCTGATCCAGGGCGCCCAGATGCTGCAGCTGGGCGAGGTCGATCTCGCTCTCTGCGGGGGGATTTCTGAAAGTGTCGGCTCTTTCGGCATCTTTGCCAGTTTCCGGGCCCAGGGCGCCCTGGCCCTGCATGAAGACCCGACCAAAGCGTGCCGTCCCTTTGATGCCAGCCGGGACGGTATCGTCATCTCGGAAGGGGCCTGCCTCTATACCCTGGAGACTCTGGAAAGGGCTTTGCAGCGCGGGGCGAAGATCTATGGGGAGTTGGCCGGCTGGGCCATGAACTCCGATGCCCGGGATTTCGTTCTCCCCTATGGGCCCCGGCAGGCCGAGTGCATGATCAAGGCGCTGCACCGGGCGGGCCTCGCCCCGGGAGACATCGATATTGTCAATACCCACGCCACCGGGACCCAGCAGGGCGATATTGAAGAGTGTAAGGCGATCCGCCGGGTTTTCGGTGAAAGCTCCACCACCTGTATCAACAACACCAAGAGTATTATCGGTCACGCCATGGGCGCGGCCGGCGTTCTGGAGCTTGCCGGGAATCTCCCTGCCTTTACCGACAACCTGGTCCACCCGACCATCAATCTCAATGATCTCGATCCCGAGTGTGACCTGCCGAATATCATCTCCGGACAGCCCCGGGAGTTGAAATCGGTAAACGCAATTTTGAACAACTCGTTCGGGATGGTCGGCATCAACTCGGTGGTCATTATCAAGAACTATACCGGCTGA